From a region of the Acanthochromis polyacanthus isolate Apoly-LR-REF ecotype Palm Island chromosome 3, KAUST_Apoly_ChrSc, whole genome shotgun sequence genome:
- the LOC127533310 gene encoding dromaiocalcin-1-like, whose amino-acid sequence MSLKVEQEKKSWEEAVEHCRESYTDLTSLLSKTEVQLALDHLRRHKITETVWIGLRYLGDLWLWVNGDPLVYTAWSQNRDTTCPVLNRCGALTEDGLWEERDCLEKLKFICI is encoded by the coding sequence ATGAGTCTGAAGGTGGAGCAGGAGAAGAAGTCCTGGGAAGAGGCTGTGGAGCACTGCAGAGAGAGTTACACTGATCTCACCAGCCTGCTCTCCAAGACCGAGGTCCAACTGGCCCTAGACCATTTGAGGCGCCACAAAATCACTGAGACGGTGTGGATCGGTCTGCGTTACCTGGGAGACCTCTGGCTGTGGGTGAATGGCGACCCTCTGGTGTACACCGCCTGGTCCCAAAACAGGGATACGACGTGCCCAGTGTTGAATCGCTGTGGAGCTCTAACCGAAGATGGACTCTGGGAAGAGAGGGACTGCCTGGAAAAACTCAAGTTCATCTGCATCTGA
- the slc25a38b gene encoding mitochondrial glycine transporter B isoform X1, protein MQEKQDSQNRAPGSLGKAHPALKAFMCGSLSGTCSTLLFQPLDLIKTRLQTLQNNAKPGAPKVGMFTVFISIIRTEKFFSLWKGVSPSFVRCIPGVGIYFSTFYSLKQHFFLDRAPNAGEAVLLGAGARAVAGVCMLPFTVIKTRFESGRYNYVSVAGALRSVYETEGIRALFSGLTATLLRDAPFSGIYVMFYSQAKRALPQEVTSAAYAPLVNFSCGVVAGVMASLVTQPADVVKTHIQVSPSHWSTSDAVRYIYMEHGMRGFFRGAVPRSLRRTLMAAMAWTVYEQLMARMGLKS, encoded by the exons atgcaggaaaaacaggACTCTCAGAACCGAGCCCCGGGCAGCCTGGGGAAg GCTCACCCAGCTCTCAAAGCCTTTATGTGTGGCTCTCTCAGCGGCACCTGCTCAACGCTGCTCTTCCAGCCTTTGGATCTGATCAAGACACGACTGCAGACCCTGCAGAACAATGCCAAGCCGGG TGCACCCAAGGTGGGGATGTTTACCGTTTTTATCAGTATTATCAGGACAGAGAAGTTCTTCAGTCTGTGGAAGGGAGTTTCACCA TCATTCGTGCGCTGCATCCCTGGGGTGGGTATCTACTTCAGCACCTTCTACTCCCTGAAGCAGCACTTCTTCCTGGACCGGGCGCCCAACGCTGGTGAGGCTGTTCTGCTTGGAGCTGGTGCCAGAGCTGTGGCTGGAGTCTGCATGCTACCGTTCACGGTCATCAAGACACGTTTTGAG AGTGGCCGTTACAACTATGTGAGTGTGGCCGGGGCTCTGAGGAGTGTGTATGAGACGGAGGGAATCAGGGCTCTGTTCTCAGGACTGACTGCCACGCTTCTCCGAGACGCTCCATTCTCCGGCATCTATGTCATGTTTTATAGCCAGGCCAAGAGAGCGCTGCCTCAAG AGGTGACTTCAGCAGCCTATGCCCCGCTGGTGAACTTCAGCTGTGGAGTAGTGGCAGGTGTCATGGCATCACTGGTCACGCAGCCTGCAGATGTAGTGAAAACCCACATTCAAGTCAGCCCGTCCCACTGGAGCACATCAGACGCTGTCCGCTACATCTACATG GAGCAcggcatgcgtgggttttttcGTGGGGCTGTGCCTAGGTCACTTCGACGCACTCTGATGGCTGCTATGGCTTGGACTGTTTATGAACAGCTGATGGCTCGAATGGGCCTCAAATCCTGA
- the slc25a38b gene encoding mitochondrial glycine transporter B isoform X2 has protein sequence MELAAAHPALKAFMCGSLSGTCSTLLFQPLDLIKTRLQTLQNNAKPGAPKVGMFTVFISIIRTEKFFSLWKGVSPSFVRCIPGVGIYFSTFYSLKQHFFLDRAPNAGEAVLLGAGARAVAGVCMLPFTVIKTRFESGRYNYVSVAGALRSVYETEGIRALFSGLTATLLRDAPFSGIYVMFYSQAKRALPQEVTSAAYAPLVNFSCGVVAGVMASLVTQPADVVKTHIQVSPSHWSTSDAVRYIYMEHGMRGFFRGAVPRSLRRTLMAAMAWTVYEQLMARMGLKS, from the exons GCTCACCCAGCTCTCAAAGCCTTTATGTGTGGCTCTCTCAGCGGCACCTGCTCAACGCTGCTCTTCCAGCCTTTGGATCTGATCAAGACACGACTGCAGACCCTGCAGAACAATGCCAAGCCGGG TGCACCCAAGGTGGGGATGTTTACCGTTTTTATCAGTATTATCAGGACAGAGAAGTTCTTCAGTCTGTGGAAGGGAGTTTCACCA TCATTCGTGCGCTGCATCCCTGGGGTGGGTATCTACTTCAGCACCTTCTACTCCCTGAAGCAGCACTTCTTCCTGGACCGGGCGCCCAACGCTGGTGAGGCTGTTCTGCTTGGAGCTGGTGCCAGAGCTGTGGCTGGAGTCTGCATGCTACCGTTCACGGTCATCAAGACACGTTTTGAG AGTGGCCGTTACAACTATGTGAGTGTGGCCGGGGCTCTGAGGAGTGTGTATGAGACGGAGGGAATCAGGGCTCTGTTCTCAGGACTGACTGCCACGCTTCTCCGAGACGCTCCATTCTCCGGCATCTATGTCATGTTTTATAGCCAGGCCAAGAGAGCGCTGCCTCAAG AGGTGACTTCAGCAGCCTATGCCCCGCTGGTGAACTTCAGCTGTGGAGTAGTGGCAGGTGTCATGGCATCACTGGTCACGCAGCCTGCAGATGTAGTGAAAACCCACATTCAAGTCAGCCCGTCCCACTGGAGCACATCAGACGCTGTCCGCTACATCTACATG GAGCAcggcatgcgtgggttttttcGTGGGGCTGTGCCTAGGTCACTTCGACGCACTCTGATGGCTGCTATGGCTTGGACTGTTTATGAACAGCTGATGGCTCGAATGGGCCTCAAATCCTGA